From the Lolium rigidum isolate FL_2022 chromosome 2, APGP_CSIRO_Lrig_0.1, whole genome shotgun sequence genome, one window contains:
- the LOC124687025 gene encoding subtilisin-like protease SBT3.9 yields the protein MDLRTGFCCALLLVTMLPFSANASRLYIVYMGDKKHDDPSVVTASHHDTLTSVLGSKEEALKSIVYSYKHGFSGFAAMLTESQAETLAMFPEVVSVKRNTFHELHTTRSWDFLGVDYKPPQQSGLLQKAKYGEDVIIGVVDTGIWPESRSFNDNGYGPVPARWKGKCQTGELFNATSCNRKIIGARSYDRGISAESLKSDYNSPRDINGHGTHVASTIAGVEVRGVSYGGLATGVARGGAPHARLGIYKACWEGEGCPDAAVLAAIDDAIHDGVDVLSLSLGGAGHEYSGTLHAVQRGISVVFAGGNDGPVPQTVTNAVPWVTTVAASTIDRSFPTLISLGNKEKLVGQSRHYNASVISSDFKDLVDAGRCDAKSVASSNVTGKIVLCYGPADAKSWPPTVALPYAINQTVTAGAKGLIFAQYTTNLLEYTASCEGIMPCVLVDFEIAERIRSYFDTASPVVKVSPTVTVVGNGVLSPRVASFSSRGPSPLFPGILKPDIAAPGVSILAASGDSYVFNSGTSMACPHVSAVTALIKSVHPDWSPAMIKSSIVTTASVTDRFGMPIQADSVPRKLADPFDFGGGHLNPDRAADPGLVYDVDAKEYNNFFNCTVGLLDGCESYQLNLNLPSIAVLNLKNQVIVWRTITNVGPVESTYQAVVEAPAGVAMSVEPSVITFTAGGSKSVTFKVTFTAKQRVQGGYTFGGLAWKDQSAYSVRIPIAVRTVIQDFVADTS from the exons ATGGATTTGAGAACAGGATTCTGTTGTGCCCTGCTACTAGTGACGATGTTGCCTTTTTCAGCTAATGCGTCGAGG CTCTACATAGTGTATATGGGTGATAAGAAACATGATGATCCATCGGTGGTCACCGCGTCACACCATGACACACTAACCTCGGTTCTTGGGAG CAAAGAGGAAGCCTTGAAGTCGATAGTCTACAGTTACAAGCACGGATTTTCTGGGTTCGCGGCAATGCTAACTGAATCTCAAGCTGAGACACTAGCAA TGTTTCCTGAAGTTGTCTCCGTGAAGCGTAACACTTTCCACGAACTGCACACAACTCGGAGCTGGGATTTCCTCGGCGTTGACTACAAACCACCACAGCAGTCGGGCCTCCTCCAGAAAGCCAAGTATGGTGAAGATGTAATCATCGGTGTCGTGGATACAG GCATATGGCCTGAATCACGAAGCTTTAACGACAACGGGTATGGGCCCGTGCCGGCACGGTGGAAAGGAAAATGCCAGACCGGCGAGCTGTTCAACGCCACAAGCTGCAACAGAAAGATCATCGGCGCGCGGTCGTACGACCGTGGCATTAGTGCTGAGTCGCTCAAGAGCGACTATAACTCGCCTAGGGACATCAACGGCCACGGCACACACGTCGCATCGACGATCGCTGGCGTGGAGGTGCGAGGCGTGAGCTACGGGGGCCTGGCCACCGGCGTGGCGCGTGGTGGGGCTCCGCATGCGCGGCTTGGTATCTACAAGGCATGCTGGGAGGGCGAGGGCTGCCCTGACGCGGCAGTCCTTGCAGCCATCGACGATGCCATACACGACGGCGTGGACGTGTTGTCGCTCTCGCTGGGAGGAGCCGGTCACGAGTACTCCGGGACGTTGCACGCCGTGCAGAGAGGGATCTCAGTCGTGTTTGCCGGTGGAAACGATGGCCCCGTGCCGCAGACGGTGACGAATGCCGTTCCTTGGGTCACCACGGTGGCTGCTAGCACTATTGACCGGTCTTTCCCAACCCTGATATCTCTGGGGAACAAAGAAAAGCTGGTG GGTCAATCTCGTCACTACAATGCATCTGTGATCAGCAGCGACTTTAAGGACCTTGTTGATGCGGGGAG GTGCGACGCCAAGTCAGTGGCGTCGAGCAACGTCACCGGCAAAATCGTCCTGTGCTATGGACCAGCGGATGCCAAGTCCTGGCCGCCCACGGTAGCGCTTCCATATGCCATCAACCAGACCGTCACGGCTGGCGCCAAGGGCCTCATCTTCGCACAGTACACTACCAACCTCCTCGAATACACGGCTAGTTGCGAAGGCATTATGCCCTGCGTACTTGTCGATTTTGAGATCGCAGAAAGAATTAGATCGTATTTTGACACAGCAAG TCCCGTGGTGAAGGTCTCGCCTACGGTAACAGTTGTTGGAAACGGGGTGCTGTCGCCGAGGGTCGCCTCATTCTCGTCGAGAGGGCCAAGCCCTCTCTTCCCCGGTATACTCAAG CCTGACATAGCAGCACCCGGAGTTAGCATCTTGGCAGCCAGCGGAGACTCCTATGTGTTCAATTCCGGGACATCCATGGCATGCCCGCATGTCTCGGCGGTCACTGCTTTGATCAAGTCGGTTCACCCTGACTGGTCTCCTGCCATGATCAAATCCTCTATTGTCACCACAG CATCGGTGACCGATCGTTTTGGTATGCCGATACAAGCAGATTCTGTCCCAAGGAAACTAGCAGACCCATTTGACTTTGGCGGCGGCCACTTGAACCCGGACAGGGCTGCTGACCCTGGTTTAGTATATGACGTGGATGCAAAGGAGTACAATAATTTCTTTAACTGCACCGTCGGATTGTTAGATGGTTGCGAGTCCTACCAACTAAATCTTAATCTCCCTTCAATCGCCGTGCTGAACCTCAAGAATCAGGTCATTGTATGGCGCACTATCACGAACGTCGGGCCTGTGGAATCAACTTACCAAGCGGTTGTTGAAGCTCCAGCAGGAGTAGCCATGTCCGTGGAGCCATCCGTGATAACTTTCACTGCAGGTGGTAGTAAAAGTGTGACGTTTAAAGTAACGTTTACGGCGAAGCAAAGGGTGCAAGGTGGGTACACATTTGGTGGTTTGGCATGGAAGGATCAAAGTGCTTACTCAGTGAGAATTCCTATTGCTGTGCGAACTGTGATACAAGACTTTGTGGCGGATACATCTTAA